In Anaerolineales bacterium, a single genomic region encodes these proteins:
- a CDS encoding Glu/Leu/Phe/Val dehydrogenase yields the protein MTEIKSVRPNPFEVAQRQLDDAAAIMKLDPAIHEVLRWPARELHVTLPVRMDDGATKIFHGFRIQYNDARGPTKGGIRYHIGETADTVRALAAWMTWKTAVMDIPLGGANGGIICNPKDMSPGELERLSRAYIRQVARILGLEKDVPAPDVYTTPQIMAWMADEYSAMRGYNEFGVITGKPVAIGGSKGRGDATARGGVYCLRELQNVLGVNLKGATQAIQGYGNAGANAHKLGAEILGMKTVAVSDSKGGIYNPDGLDYGAVWEHKKKTGSVVGFPGAQPVNNKQILELEVAVLTPAALDGEITAENAPRIRAKIIAELANGPTTPEADAILHKNGCYIIPDFLCNAGGVTVSYFEMVQNAYDYYWDEDRVQRRLDKKMTDAFHTVYETARQYKINNRMGAYIVAVSRVAEAVRLRGWA from the coding sequence ATGACCGAGATCAAATCCGTCAGGCCGAATCCCTTCGAGGTCGCCCAGCGCCAACTCGACGACGCCGCCGCCATTATGAAACTGGATCCGGCCATCCACGAAGTATTGCGCTGGCCCGCCCGCGAATTGCACGTGACTCTGCCGGTGAGGATGGACGACGGCGCGACGAAGATTTTTCACGGATTCCGCATCCAATACAACGACGCCCGCGGACCGACGAAGGGCGGCATCCGCTACCACATCGGCGAGACGGCGGATACCGTCCGTGCCCTCGCGGCTTGGATGACCTGGAAGACCGCCGTGATGGACATCCCTCTCGGCGGGGCCAATGGCGGAATCATCTGCAATCCGAAGGACATGTCGCCCGGCGAGCTGGAGCGATTGAGTCGGGCGTACATCCGCCAGGTGGCCCGGATTCTCGGCCTGGAAAAGGACGTCCCGGCGCCCGATGTGTACACCACCCCGCAGATCATGGCCTGGATGGCGGACGAATACTCGGCGATGCGCGGATACAACGAATTCGGCGTGATCACCGGCAAGCCGGTCGCCATCGGCGGGTCGAAGGGGCGCGGCGACGCCACCGCGCGCGGCGGAGTCTATTGCCTGCGCGAGTTGCAGAACGTGCTGGGAGTGAACCTTAAGGGCGCCACCCAGGCGATTCAGGGCTACGGCAACGCCGGCGCCAATGCCCACAAGCTTGGCGCCGAGATACTCGGGATGAAGACCGTCGCGGTCAGTGATTCCAAGGGCGGCATCTACAATCCCGACGGACTGGATTATGGCGCCGTGTGGGAGCATAAGAAGAAAACCGGTTCGGTCGTCGGATTTCCGGGCGCCCAGCCGGTGAACAACAAGCAGATCCTCGAGTTGGAGGTTGCCGTCCTGACTCCGGCCGCCTTGGACGGCGAGATCACCGCGGAAAACGCCCCGCGGATCAGGGCGAAGATCATCGCCGAACTGGCCAACGGGCCGACCACTCCCGAAGCCGACGCCATCCTGCACAAGAACGGCTGTTACATCATCCCCGATTTCCTCTGCAATGCGGGCGGCGTCACCGTTTCTTATTTTGAAATGGTCCAAAACGCATACGATTATTATTGGGATGAGGACCGAGTTCAGCGGCGGTTGGACAAGAAAATGACCGACGCCTTCCATACCGTCTACGAAACGGCCCGCCAGTATAAGATCAACAACCGGATGGGGGCCTACATTGTAGCGGTCAGCCGGGTGGCAGAAGCGGTGCGCTTGCGCGGATGGGCATAG
- a CDS encoding M1 family metallopeptidase: MNPEKKFLIGALGVMIAAGCLCGSGMLLAAGLILGRNTDSPVSGTIPTSAGLPSSTGANKAVSTQLPADPPQSMATPTATPSVDPAFVGSEGIGDPYFPNMGNGGYDVASYELDIRVDMEVEEISAVATISARALQALGRFNLDFKQFDILSLRVNGEEGVFSQAEDELVLTPARMIPANSEFTVEIAYRGRPGGGKEYGGIEFLEGWNFYPGGVIVAGEPTGAETWFPSNNHPADKAAFTFRITVPEPYVAAANGVLQESGQNGDRTRTFVWKMEDPMATYLATIAVGDFDLLEGTSRNGRPFRNFVHAGIRDEMDPGVDALPEAMDFFSEIFGPYPFATCGIVLHPIDLPFALENQTLIVMGYTFAYGIVVVHETSHQWFGDSVSLASWKDIWLNEGFASYAEGLWWEREGGASALKEDLSRRYRFLANLPEREVNLLGDPGPDHLFDPEVYYRGALTLHALRLNVGDEAFFRILQTYFRSFRHGNATTEEFIDLAEEISHRDLSDFFKEWLYEYPLPDLPELDLYS; encoded by the coding sequence ATGAACCCCGAAAAAAAATTCCTGATCGGCGCCCTGGGCGTAATGATCGCCGCGGGATGCCTCTGCGGGTCCGGAATGCTTCTGGCGGCCGGTTTGATTCTTGGAAGAAATACGGACTCTCCCGTTTCGGGGACAATCCCAACATCCGCCGGACTTCCATCCTCCACCGGTGCCAACAAGGCCGTATCCACCCAACTTCCAGCCGATCCGCCCCAATCCATGGCAACCCCCACCGCCACGCCTTCCGTGGATCCCGCGTTCGTGGGCTCCGAGGGCATCGGGGATCCGTACTTTCCGAACATGGGCAACGGCGGGTACGATGTTGCAAGTTACGAACTGGACATCCGAGTTGATATGGAGGTGGAGGAAATCAGCGCTGTGGCGACGATCTCCGCCCGCGCGTTGCAGGCGCTTGGACGGTTCAATCTGGATTTTAAGCAATTCGACATCCTTTCCCTCCGGGTGAACGGCGAGGAGGGGGTTTTTTCCCAGGCGGAAGACGAACTGGTGCTCACGCCGGCCCGGATGATCCCGGCGAATTCAGAGTTCACGGTCGAGATCGCCTACCGCGGCCGGCCGGGCGGAGGCAAGGAATACGGCGGCATCGAATTCCTGGAAGGCTGGAATTTCTATCCGGGCGGGGTTATCGTCGCGGGCGAGCCTACCGGCGCCGAAACATGGTTTCCCTCCAACAACCACCCGGCCGATAAGGCCGCATTCACCTTCCGCATCACCGTTCCCGAACCGTATGTCGCGGCGGCCAACGGAGTATTACAGGAAAGCGGCCAAAACGGCGACCGCACCCGGACATTCGTGTGGAAGATGGAAGATCCCATGGCGACGTATCTCGCCACGATCGCCGTCGGAGACTTCGACCTTCTGGAAGGGACTTCCCGGAACGGACGGCCGTTCCGGAATTTCGTGCATGCCGGCATCCGCGACGAGATGGATCCCGGAGTGGACGCCTTGCCGGAGGCGATGGATTTCTTCAGCGAGATTTTCGGACCCTATCCGTTCGCCACCTGCGGAATCGTCCTGCATCCGATCGACCTTCCGTTCGCCCTCGAAAATCAAACGCTGATTGTGATGGGGTACACCTTCGCGTACGGCATCGTCGTGGTTCATGAAACTTCGCATCAATGGTTCGGCGACAGCGTGAGTCTGGCTTCCTGGAAGGACATTTGGTTGAACGAAGGATTCGCTTCCTACGCGGAAGGATTATGGTGGGAGCGGGAAGGAGGTGCTTCCGCGCTGAAGGAGGATCTCTCGAGGCGCTACCGATTCCTTGCCAATCTGCCCGAGAGGGAAGTTAACCTGCTCGGAGATCCGGGGCCGGATCATCTGTTTGATCCGGAGGTGTATTACCGCGGAGCGCTTACGCTGCACGCCCTTCGTCTGAACGTGGGGGACGAGGCGTTCTTTCGGATTCTACAGACGTATTTCCGGAGTTTCCGTCACGGGAACGCGACCACGGAGGAATTCATCGATCTGGCCGAGGAGATCAGCCACCGGGATTTGAGCGATTTCTTCAAGGAATGGCTGTACGAGTACCCGTTGCCCGATCTGCCGGAATTGGACCTGTATTCCTGA